The window CCTGGCCTTCACCGGCAGCTTTTTTAAGCAGCGCCAGATAATGTCCCTCCCCTTTCATCTTATGGGGAAATATGCGCACAGTCTGATTCAGCTCCTTTAGGCCCCCCTCAGAACAGGCTGGCAGTCCAGGTGAAAACCCTTCGAAAGGAGTCATAGGGCAGATTTCAAATGAAGGGCACTTGGACAAAAGGTATTCCACAGTCCTTTCATTTTCCAGAGGGTCAAAGGTACAGGTTGAATATAAAAGCATGCCTCCAGGCTTCAGCATCTCTCCTGCCTGGATGATAATACTCTGCTGTATCTTTGAAAAGAAATCAGGTCCATGCTCTTCCCAGGCCCTTATCATTTTTTTGTCCTTGCGGAACATGCCTTCCCCGGAACAGGGGGCGTCTATCAATATCTTATCAAAATATTCCCGGAAAAATCCAGTGAGTTTCCCCGGCTCTTCACTGAGCACCAGCATATTGCTAATTCCAAATAATTCCAGGTTTTTCAGCAAGCCTTTTGCCCTGGAATTGCTGATGTCATTTGCAACCAACACGCCCTGGCCCTTCAGCCTTGCGCCCAGTTCCGTGGCCTTCCCGCCGGGAGCCGCGCAGACATCCAGTACCCTGTCCCCCGGCTCAACAGGAAGCCGGTCAGCCGGGGTCATGGCGCTTGGTTCCTGAAGATAGTATAATCCTGCAAAATAATACGGATGTTTTGCAGGCTGAACCGTCTCCCCGTCATAATAAAATCCATTCTTAATCCAGGGAATGGGCGTAAGAGGCCAGGGTGCAATTTTTAAGAAGTCTTCTACTGTAATTTTATTTGTATTGACGCGTAGCCCATAGTGCCTCGCCTCATCAAAGCACTGGAGGTATTCCTTGTATTCTTCTTCCAACAGGCCGATCATTTTCTCTTCAAATGCTTTTGGTAAATTCATTTCATTTCCTCCACACGAAAGTGATTATAGCATAATTCCCGCCAAAAGACCAGCGCACTGTAGAATCAGTAAGCACATTTTAATTTTCTGCTTTCCAGGTATTTTAGAACCCAGTAGGGATTCACACTGACCTCTTGGTCATTGTGAAAAATATATATACCTACATGGAGATGCACTGGGAAATTGCCTGTGGTCCCTTCGGTCTTACTATAGCCGGTATCCCCCATATATCCAAGGATGTCCCCTGCACTGACTGTATCTCCTTCCTGAATATCGGCGTAGGAATCCATGTGGGCATAGTAAAAATACGCCCCTCCCGGCGCCACAATGCCCAGTCTCCAGCCACCCTGCTCCAGCCAGCCTTTATGCCGTACAACACCGTCTGTCATACTGACAACAGGGTACAGGCCCCTCTCATTTTTGTCCGCCATGATGTCTGTCCCCTCATGTCCTCTTTTTCCGCCATAATTCCGCTCATACATCCAGGAGTCCACAAAGGACACGCCTTTTTCCTCACGGCCTGATGACTGGGGTACAGGAAAATACCGGACATCATTCCATATTCCCCTGCATGCAGAGACATAAGATTCCCAGCCATCCCGGGAAACCCATTTATGTTCCAGCTTTTCAATCCCCTCTTCATCCAGATTGACAGAAAGGCCTTTTCTGTGGAAGTCTGTGTCCAGCCAATAAAGACCCAGGATTTTCCCTGGGTCTTTTGTCGCCTGTATGCTGCTAAGTATTCCCTCATCCATGGCCTGCCTGCGAAAAGCATCCGTGGCGGCAGTTCCCTCATTCAGCCTGGCATATCCGCCGGCTGTAAGGAGATTCTGTATGCCTATAGTGAGGAAAAATGCTGCAAGCAGATTAAAAACTATGTAATGTTGTATCTTATTACTGCCTCTTCTTGCCTTATACCTAAAAGTATGCCTGGCTCCTCTCTGATAACAGAACTTTTGTTTTAGTTTCAAAAATTGACAACACCCTTTTCACTGCAATATTTTTTACAATATATGCCGGTATGGATGTCCTATTTGCATTCCTTCAGAATTTCCTTGAGCATATTCCAGGTTCTCCATGTAGACGCAATATCCAGCCGCTCATTCACTGAATGGATATCGTACATATTGGGGCCAAAGGAAACACAGTCCAGCTCCGGCTTCTTGCCCGAAAGCAGCCCACATTCCAACCCTGCATGTACAGTGGAGATTTTTGGCTCTTTGCCATATACTTTTTCAAAAACTTCTGCCACAATAGGGCGGATTTTAGAATTTTCTTTATACATCCACGCCGGATAAGCTCCGGAAAGCTCACAAGTCCCCCCAAGGAATTCTGTCCAGCTGTTCAGAGCCTCCTTAATCTCTTCCAGCTTAGATGACACAGAACTACGGATCAGCAATACAAAGGAAACCATATTCTCCTCAGATGTAATAACCCCAAGATTATCTGAGGATTCCACCAGTCCCTTCAGGGAACGGCTGAAGCCATTGACTCCGTCAGGGCAATTTGCAATAAAAAAGACAACCTTTCTCATATCTGCATCAGACAGGACACTCTTTTCAACATTCTCCGTTTTCTCCACTGTAATATCCAACTCGGGTTCATCTGCACCAAATTCCATTTTCCACGTATTCAGCATGTTCTCGATGATCATCTCTGCTTTTATGCTGTCATGTACAATAATCGTAAAGCTGCAGGATGAAGGGATAACATTGTCCTTAGCCCCGCCCTTGATGTCAGCGAGGAATATATCCATATTCTGGTTCAGGCGGTTCAAAAGCCGTCCTGCCAGCTTATTGGCATTCCCTCTCTGCTGGTCAATCTCAATGCCGGAGTGGCCGCCCTTGAGGCCATGGATCCTTACGTCCAGGCAGCTTCCCGCCACGGTCTTTCTGCCCACGGGCAGATTCATACGAAAACTCAGGCCGCCTGCGCATCCTGCAATAATTGTGTCCTCACAATCTGAATCCAGGTTTAAAAGCATCCTGCCGTTTAGAGGTGACAAATCGATCCCCTCGGCCCCTCCCATGCCAACTTCTTCATCCACCGTAAATATAGCTTCCAATGGGGGGTGGGGGATATCCTGGCTGTCCAAAAGTGCCATGGCCATGGCCACGGCGATGCCGTCATCTGCCCCCAGAGTGGTATCCCTGGCCTTCACAAACCCATCTTCAATATACAGCTTTAGAGGGTCTTTTGTAAAATCATGTACAGACTCCGGGGTTTTCTCGCATACCATATCTAAATGCCCCTGAATGATAATCGGCTCACTCTCTTCGTACCCTTCTGTCCCCGGCTTTTTAATGATTACATTATTCAGGGTATCCTGGATGGCCTCTAGGCCCCTCTCCTCAGCAAATTTAACACAGTAATCGCTGACTGCCTTTGTGTTGAATGTCCCCCTTGGAATCCGGGTCAGTTCCTCAAAATAGTGAAACACTTCCTTTGGTTCCAGCTCTTCTAAAATCGGCATCTTTCA of the Luxibacter massiliensis genome contains:
- a CDS encoding RsmB/NOP family class I SAM-dependent RNA methyltransferase, coding for MNLPKAFEEKMIGLLEEEYKEYLQCFDEARHYGLRVNTNKITVEDFLKIAPWPLTPIPWIKNGFYYDGETVQPAKHPYYFAGLYYLQEPSAMTPADRLPVEPGDRVLDVCAAPGGKATELGARLKGQGVLVANDISNSRAKGLLKNLELFGISNMLVLSEEPGKLTGFFREYFDKILIDAPCSGEGMFRKDKKMIRAWEEHGPDFFSKIQQSIIIQAGEMLKPGGMLLYSTCTFDPLENERTVEYLLSKCPSFEICPMTPFEGFSPGLPACSEGGLKELNQTVRIFPHKMKGEGHYLALLKKAAGEGQDSGEGRAAIQASRPETLAGRGHRKGTPWGGGYNVRNLPDSLNEFFEDVARIFEGTQLSIQGERVYYMPEGLPALRGLRFLRSGLLMGELKKNRFEPSQALAMCLKKQEYKKVLDFPLTDVRVKKYLKGETLDVGDLVSDKEKGWYLVCVDGYSLGFGKVSGQTLKNKYLPGWRWQS
- a CDS encoding M23 family metallopeptidase, whose translation is MKLKQKFCYQRGARHTFRYKARRGSNKIQHYIVFNLLAAFFLTIGIQNLLTAGGYARLNEGTAATDAFRRQAMDEGILSSIQATKDPGKILGLYWLDTDFHRKGLSVNLDEEGIEKLEHKWVSRDGWESYVSACRGIWNDVRYFPVPQSSGREEKGVSFVDSWMYERNYGGKRGHEGTDIMADKNERGLYPVVSMTDGVVRHKGWLEQGGWRLGIVAPGGAYFYYAHMDSYADIQEGDTVSAGDILGYMGDTGYSKTEGTTGNFPVHLHVGIYIFHNDQEVSVNPYWVLKYLESRKLKCAY
- a CDS encoding aminoacyl-histidine dipeptidase, with protein sequence MPILEELEPKEVFHYFEELTRIPRGTFNTKAVSDYCVKFAEERGLEAIQDTLNNVIIKKPGTEGYEESEPIIIQGHLDMVCEKTPESVHDFTKDPLKLYIEDGFVKARDTTLGADDGIAVAMAMALLDSQDIPHPPLEAIFTVDEEVGMGGAEGIDLSPLNGRMLLNLDSDCEDTIIAGCAGGLSFRMNLPVGRKTVAGSCLDVRIHGLKGGHSGIEIDQQRGNANKLAGRLLNRLNQNMDIFLADIKGGAKDNVIPSSCSFTIIVHDSIKAEMIIENMLNTWKMEFGADEPELDITVEKTENVEKSVLSDADMRKVVFFIANCPDGVNGFSRSLKGLVESSDNLGVITSEENMVSFVLLIRSSVSSKLEEIKEALNSWTEFLGGTCELSGAYPAWMYKENSKIRPIVAEVFEKVYGKEPKISTVHAGLECGLLSGKKPELDCVSFGPNMYDIHSVNERLDIASTWRTWNMLKEILKECK